From the Catenulispora sp. EB89 genome, the window CCGCGGCCTTCTTCCCGTGCCCGTGGCCCATGTCCAGCGCCGCGACCTCGGGGTGGTGCAGGTCGAAGGCCGGGGATTCGGAGCGGATGCGCGGCAGCGAGGTGAAGTTGTGCCGCGGCGGCGGGCAGGAGGTGGCCCACTCCAGGGAGCGGCCGTAGCCCCACGGGTCGTCGACCGTGACCTTCTTGCCGCGCTTGGCGGTGATGTACACGTTGTACAGGAACGGCAGGGTCGAGGCGCCGAGGACGAACGAGCCGATCGAGGAGATCGTGTTCAGCGTCGTGAACCCGTCGCTGGCCAGGTAGTCCGCGTACCGCCGGGGCATGCCCGCCGCGCCCAGCCAGTGCTGTACCAGGAACGTGGTGTGGAAGCCGACGAACAGGATCCAGAAGTGGATCTTGCCCAGCCGCTCGTCCAGCATCTTGCCGGTGAACTTCGGCCACCAGTAGTAGAAGCCGGCGTTCATCGCGAACACCACGGTGCCGAACAGCACGTAGTGGAAGTGCGCGACCACGAAGTACGAGTCCTGCACGTGGAAGTCGATCGGCGGGGAGGCCAGCAGCACGCCGGTCAGACCGCCGAACAGGAACGTCACCAGGAAGCCGACCGACCACAGCATCGGCGTGTCGAAGCTCAGCGAGCCGCGCCACATGGTGCCGATCCAGTCGAAGAACTTGATGCCGGTGGGCACCGCGATCAGGTACGACATGAAGGCGAAGAACGGCAGCATCACCGCGCCGGTGGTGAACATGTGGTGCGCCCACACCGTCACCGACAGGCCGGCGATCGACATGGTCGCCATCACCAGCGTGTTGTAGCCGAAGATCGGCTTGCGGCTGAAGACCGGGATGATCTCGGAGATGATGCCGAAGAACGGCAGCGCGACGATGTACACCTCTGGGTGTCCGAAGAACCAGAAGAGGTGTTGCCACAACAGCGCTC encodes:
- the ctaD gene encoding cytochrome c oxidase subunit I — protein: MTAISEPRAVSAPYERREPGNIVVKWLTSTDHKVIGYMYLITSFCFFGIGGLLALLMRAELARPGLQFLTTEQFNQAFTMHGTIMLLMFATPLFIGFANVIVPLQIGAPDVAFPRLNMFAYWLFLFGSLIAVGGFLTPQGAADFGWFAYAPLTDAIHSPGIGADMWIMGLALSGFGTILGGVNFITTIICMRAPGMTMFRMPIFTWNILLTAVLVLMAFPVLAAALFALEADRRLGAQIFEADNGGALLWQHLFWFFGHPEVYIVALPFFGIISEIIPVFSRKPIFGYNTLVMATMSIAGLSVTVWAHHMFTTGAVMLPFFAFMSYLIAVPTGIKFFDWIGTMWRGSLSFDTPMLWSVGFLVTFLFGGLTGVLLASPPIDFHVQDSYFVVAHFHYVLFGTVVFAMNAGFYYWWPKFTGKMLDERLGKIHFWILFVGFHTTFLVQHWLGAAGMPRRYADYLASDGFTTLNTISSIGSFVLGASTLPFLYNVYITAKRGKKVTVDDPWGYGRSLEWATSCPPPRHNFTSLPRIRSESPAFDLHHPEVAALDMGHGHGKKAAVGAPDKPSASTSTDNEDGAK